The following nucleotide sequence is from Betaproteobacteria bacterium.
GCCATCCCGGAATAGGAAGCGCAATCGCCCAATTCTTCTTCTATGCGCAGAAGTTGGTTGTATTTCGCCGTGCGGTCCGAGCGCGAGAGCGATCCGGTCTTGATCTGCATGGCGTTGGTGGCCACCGCGATGTCGGCGATCACCGTGTCTTCCGTTTCGCCGGAGCGGTGGGAAATGACCGCCGTGTAACGTGCGCGCTTGGCCATTTCCACCGCCGCAAGCGTCTCGGACAATGTCCCGATCTGGTTGATCTTCACCAGGATGGAATTGGCGATGCCCCGGTCGATGCCTTGCTTGAGAATTTTGGTGTTGGTGACGAAAAGATCGTCGCCCACGAGTTGCACGCGCTTTCCCAGTCGTTGCGTGAGCATGGCCCAACCATCCCAGTCGGTTTCGCCCATGCCGTCCTCGATGCTGATGATGGGATATTTCTCCGCGAGATTGGCGAGATAACCCGTGAATTGCTCGGAAGTGAGGGAGGATTTTTCCGATTCCAGCTCGTACTTGCCGTGCTTGTGGAACTCGGAGCTGGCGCAATCGAGTGCGAGTGCTATGTCTTCTCCGGGCTTGAACCCAGCCAGGCCGATGGCCTCCACCAGCAATTGGCAAGCAGCCTCGTTGCTGGACAGATTGGGAGCAAAGCCACCTTCATCGCCCACGGCAGTGGACATTTTCTTGGACTGCAACACCTTCTTCAAGGTGTGGAACACTTCCACAC
It contains:
- a CDS encoding phosphopyruvate hydratase, with the protein product MSSIVDVVAREILDSRGNPTVEADVLLESGAMGRAAVPSGASTGQKEAIELRDGDKSRYMGKGVLKAVENINTEVCEAIIGLDAEEQTLIDKTLIELDGTETKSRLGANATLAVSLAVAKAAAEESGLPLYRYLGGAGSIEMPVPMMNVINGGAHADNSLDIQEFMIIPVGAPSFREALRWGVEVFHTLKKVLQSKKMSTAVGDEGGFAPNLSSNEAACQLLVEAIGLAGFKPGEDIALALDCASSEFHKHGKYELESEKSSLTSEQFTGYLANLAEKYPIISIEDGMGETDWDGWAMLTQRLGKRVQLVGDDLFVTNTKILKQGIDRGIANSILVKINQIGTLSETLAAVEMAKRARYTAVISHRSGETEDTVIADIAVATNAMQIKTGSLSRSDRTAKYNQLLRIEEELGDCASYSGMAAFYNIRR